Proteins encoded by one window of Girardinichthys multiradiatus isolate DD_20200921_A chromosome 14, DD_fGirMul_XY1, whole genome shotgun sequence:
- the LOC124880933 gene encoding uncharacterized protein LOC124880933 isoform X2, translated as MKWPSCDIAVCRMRSFMQITVLLLCSHSWICESQTVEVYSGENVTLFCSNISQTPTQTDWFRVINRTKPSCISSMYGAESKASYCVGIQNEKFEMSSNMTTVFLQIKQVDPWDSGLYFCGFYVRKHTVIGSATKLIIKANEDSNDEGDSNNKKEADQLTDLIPGISGALSVLLSVTVIVLVVKYRRLQTASRVKVQKERNKLQNLDSDDLKYAALSFQAKTKRSRRPAPPTELESHVVYAATR; from the exons ATGAAATGGCCAAGCTGTGACATTGCTGTATGCAGAATGAGGAGCTTCATGCAAATAACAGTTTTACTGCTCTGCAGCCACA GTTGGATCTGTGAGTCTCAAACTGTGGAGGTCTATTCTGGTGAAAACGTCACTCTGTTTTGCTCCAACATTTCACAAACTCCAACTCAGACAGACTGGTTCAGAGTGATCAATAGAACCAAACCCAGCTGCATCTCCTCCATGTACGGTGCTGAAAGTAAAGCTTCTTACTGCGTTGGAATCCAAAATGAAAAATTTGAGATGAGTAGCAACATGACTACTGTCTTCCTTCAAATCAAACAAGTGGACCCATGGGACTCAGGGCTGTATTTCTGTGGATTTTATGTAAGGAAACATACAGTCATTGGCAGTGCAACAAAGTTAATCATTAAAG CTAATGAAGATTCCAATGACGAGGGGGATTCTAATAATAAAA aagAAGCTGACCAATTGACGGACCTGATACCTGGGATTTCGGGTGCTCTGAGTGTTCTTCTCTCCGTAACAGTCATTGTTCTGGTTGTAAAATATAGGAGACTTCAGACAG CTTCAAGGGTAAAGgtgcagaaagaaagaaacaag CTTCAGAATCTGGACTCAGATGATTtgaagtacgcagctctgagtTTCCAAGcgaaaacaaaaagaagccgCAGGCCTGCACCACCGACCGAACTGGAGTCACATGTTGTGTATGCTGCCACCAGATAA
- the LOC124880933 gene encoding uncharacterized protein LOC124880933 isoform X1: MKWPSCDIAVCRMRSFMQITVLLLCSHSWICESQTVEVYSGENVTLFCSNISQTPTQTDWFRVINRTKPSCISSMYGAESKASYCVGIQNEKFEMSSNMTTVFLQIKQVDPWDSGLYFCGFYVRKHTVIGSATKLIIKANEDSNDEGDSNNKKEADQLTDLIPGISGALSVLLSVTVIVLVVKYRRLQTASRVKVQKERNKGELQNLDSDDLKYAALSFQAKTKRSRRPAPPTELESHVVYAATR, translated from the exons ATGAAATGGCCAAGCTGTGACATTGCTGTATGCAGAATGAGGAGCTTCATGCAAATAACAGTTTTACTGCTCTGCAGCCACA GTTGGATCTGTGAGTCTCAAACTGTGGAGGTCTATTCTGGTGAAAACGTCACTCTGTTTTGCTCCAACATTTCACAAACTCCAACTCAGACAGACTGGTTCAGAGTGATCAATAGAACCAAACCCAGCTGCATCTCCTCCATGTACGGTGCTGAAAGTAAAGCTTCTTACTGCGTTGGAATCCAAAATGAAAAATTTGAGATGAGTAGCAACATGACTACTGTCTTCCTTCAAATCAAACAAGTGGACCCATGGGACTCAGGGCTGTATTTCTGTGGATTTTATGTAAGGAAACATACAGTCATTGGCAGTGCAACAAAGTTAATCATTAAAG CTAATGAAGATTCCAATGACGAGGGGGATTCTAATAATAAAA aagAAGCTGACCAATTGACGGACCTGATACCTGGGATTTCGGGTGCTCTGAGTGTTCTTCTCTCCGTAACAGTCATTGTTCTGGTTGTAAAATATAGGAGACTTCAGACAG CTTCAAGGGTAAAGgtgcagaaagaaagaaacaag ggTGAGCTTCAGAATCTGGACTCAGATGATTtgaagtacgcagctctgagtTTCCAAGcgaaaacaaaaagaagccgCAGGCCTGCACCACCGACCGAACTGGAGTCACATGTTGTGTATGCTGCCACCAGATAA
- the LOC124880933 gene encoding uncharacterized protein LOC124880933 isoform X3, with product MKWPSCDIAVCRMRSFMQITVLLLCSHSWICESQTVEVYSGENVTLFCSNISQTPTQTDWFRVINRTKPSCISSMYGAESKASYCVGIQNEKFEMSSNMTTVFLQIKQVDPWDSGLYFCGFYVRKHTVIGSATKLIIKANEDSNDEGDSNNKKEADQLTDLIPGISGALSVLLSVTVIVLVVKYRRLQTASRVKVQKERNKNLDSDDLKYAALSFQAKTKRSRRPAPPTELESHVVYAATR from the exons ATGAAATGGCCAAGCTGTGACATTGCTGTATGCAGAATGAGGAGCTTCATGCAAATAACAGTTTTACTGCTCTGCAGCCACA GTTGGATCTGTGAGTCTCAAACTGTGGAGGTCTATTCTGGTGAAAACGTCACTCTGTTTTGCTCCAACATTTCACAAACTCCAACTCAGACAGACTGGTTCAGAGTGATCAATAGAACCAAACCCAGCTGCATCTCCTCCATGTACGGTGCTGAAAGTAAAGCTTCTTACTGCGTTGGAATCCAAAATGAAAAATTTGAGATGAGTAGCAACATGACTACTGTCTTCCTTCAAATCAAACAAGTGGACCCATGGGACTCAGGGCTGTATTTCTGTGGATTTTATGTAAGGAAACATACAGTCATTGGCAGTGCAACAAAGTTAATCATTAAAG CTAATGAAGATTCCAATGACGAGGGGGATTCTAATAATAAAA aagAAGCTGACCAATTGACGGACCTGATACCTGGGATTTCGGGTGCTCTGAGTGTTCTTCTCTCCGTAACAGTCATTGTTCTGGTTGTAAAATATAGGAGACTTCAGACAG CTTCAAGGGTAAAGgtgcagaaagaaagaaacaag AATCTGGACTCAGATGATTtgaagtacgcagctctgagtTTCCAAGcgaaaacaaaaagaagccgCAGGCCTGCACCACCGACCGAACTGGAGTCACATGTTGTGTATGCTGCCACCAGATAA